One genomic window of Kosmotoga olearia TBF 19.5.1 includes the following:
- the pdo gene encoding protein disulfide oxidoreductase, whose protein sequence is MSEKLLNDEIRTQVKDILSEMEGKVKLLFFENKDNCDYCSTIEQLLSELTEVTDMVVFEKYDADSEKAKEYSIEISPAIVLLTPDGVDKGVRFYGIPSGHEFGTLLQDIISFSKGAKPNLSPESIERLKTIEKPIDIKVFVTPTCPYCPRAVITAHNIAMANENVVASMIEANEFPDLSMKFGVSSVPQIVINDEVIFVGAYPEKQFIDEVFKAV, encoded by the coding sequence ATGTCGGAAAAATTATTGAACGATGAAATCAGAACGCAAGTAAAGGATATACTGTCAGAGATGGAAGGAAAGGTGAAGCTCCTGTTTTTTGAGAACAAGGACAATTGCGATTACTGTTCGACGATCGAACAACTCCTCAGTGAGCTCACTGAAGTTACCGATATGGTTGTATTTGAAAAGTATGATGCCGATTCTGAAAAGGCAAAGGAATATTCCATTGAGATTTCTCCGGCTATCGTGCTTTTAACTCCAGACGGAGTTGATAAAGGTGTAAGGTTCTATGGGATACCTTCTGGACATGAGTTTGGAACGTTGCTTCAGGATATAATTAGTTTCTCTAAAGGAGCGAAGCCCAATCTTTCTCCGGAGTCCATTGAGAGATTGAAGACGATTGAAAAACCCATAGACATAAAGGTTTTCGTAACACCCACGTGCCCGTATTGTCCACGCGCTGTTATCACAGCTCACAATATCGCTATGGCAAACGAAAACGTTGTTGCTTCCATGATAGAGGCCAATGAATTCCCTGATTTGTCGATGAAGTTTGGGGTTAGTTCGGTACCTCAGATAGTTATCAACGATGAGGTCATTTTTGTTGGAGCTTATCCAGAAAAACAGTTTATAGACGAAGTCTTTAAGGCGGTTTGA
- a CDS encoding SPFH domain-containing protein, translating into MILWIILAVIALIIAVSGIKIIRPFEKGLVERLGKFRRQAQPGLNFIIPFIERIVKIDMREMVIDVPPQEVITKDNVIVTVDAVIYYEITDAFRVVYNVRDFKIAAIKLAQTNLRNVIGEMELDQTLTSRERINAKLRDVLDEATDKWGVKVTRVEIKKIDPPQDIMDAMSKQMKAERTKRAVILEAEGYKQSEITKAEGDKRSAILKAEGQAEAIKRVAEANKYKLIAEAEGQAMAIVNVFKAIHEGQPTNDLIAIRYLEALKAIANGPANKVFLPFEASSLLSSIGVISELFKEEKKDSPQKKNKK; encoded by the coding sequence ATGATTCTGTGGATTATTCTTGCTGTTATAGCTTTAATAATTGCTGTATCGGGAATAAAGATCATAAGGCCATTTGAAAAAGGATTGGTGGAGCGTTTGGGAAAGTTTAGACGTCAGGCTCAGCCAGGCTTGAATTTCATCATTCCCTTCATCGAAAGAATTGTCAAAATTGACATGAGAGAAATGGTGATAGATGTGCCTCCACAGGAAGTTATTACAAAGGACAACGTTATCGTGACTGTAGACGCAGTTATTTATTATGAGATTACCGACGCTTTCAGGGTTGTTTATAACGTCCGTGATTTTAAAATTGCTGCGATAAAACTTGCACAGACCAATTTAAGAAACGTTATTGGTGAAATGGAGCTCGATCAAACGTTAACTTCTCGTGAGCGAATCAACGCAAAGCTCAGGGATGTTCTGGACGAAGCTACGGATAAATGGGGTGTAAAAGTCACCAGGGTTGAAATAAAGAAAATCGATCCACCTCAGGACATTATGGATGCTATGTCCAAACAAATGAAGGCAGAAAGAACAAAACGAGCTGTTATACTCGAAGCTGAAGGTTACAAACAATCCGAGATAACAAAAGCTGAAGGAGATAAAAGGTCGGCCATTTTGAAGGCTGAAGGACAAGCTGAAGCCATCAAGCGTGTTGCTGAAGCAAATAAATATAAACTGATTGCCGAAGCTGAAGGTCAGGCTATGGCAATAGTTAATGTTTTTAAAGCAATACACGAAGGCCAGCCTACGAATGATTTGATAGCTATTCGTTACCTTGAAGCCTTGAAGGCCATTGCGAATGGCCCCGCTAACAAGGTATTCCTTCCCTTTGAAGCATCAAGTCTTTTGAGTAGCATTGGGGTTATTTCTGAGCTTTTCAAAGAAGAAAAGAAAGATTCTCCACAGAAGAAGAATAAGAAGTGA
- a CDS encoding NfeD family protein, giving the protein MEYIGWMILGVALLVVEIITPIFFFLWFAIGSFIAGIASFFGLSFSWQLSLFSAVSVVLVILTRPIAKKLTGESPRKIYIDEIKGSIGNVVEEINNKKRTGVVRAAGENWKAVSIDDDIIGVGEKVIVERLEGTIVYVRKFKNENAQDE; this is encoded by the coding sequence ATGGAGTACATTGGTTGGATGATATTGGGTGTGGCATTACTCGTTGTTGAAATTATTACGCCGATCTTTTTCTTTCTGTGGTTTGCGATAGGTTCTTTCATAGCAGGGATTGCCTCTTTCTTTGGACTCAGCTTTTCTTGGCAGTTGTCGTTATTTTCCGCTGTGAGCGTAGTGTTAGTAATCCTTACGCGGCCTATCGCTAAAAAGCTCACGGGGGAGTCTCCCAGGAAGATTTATATTGATGAGATCAAAGGGAGTATAGGGAATGTAGTTGAAGAAATAAACAACAAAAAGAGAACTGGTGTAGTGAGGGCTGCAGGGGAAAATTGGAAAGCTGTTTCTATCGATGATGATATCATTGGTGTCGGTGAAAAGGTAATAGTGGAAAGGCTTGAAGGAACGATTGTATACGTTAGAAAGTTTAAAAACGAGAACGCTCAAGATGAGTAA
- a CDS encoding MBL fold metallo-hydrolase — MEFKIFSKALYSTWILYRPERVLFDAGEGISTILGNSVYAIKEVFITHGHVDHIAGLWGLINTRNNAMGDREKALKINYPKKNRAIEDFLRFITEMNPKLRYEMILNPIEPGEEVYLRTAGNFRRSVIPFPVQHTSGEISYGYHVLEERRKLKPEFSHLSPQEISDLVKEKGRDFVTQTYKKKILTVSGDCNALPVSVIKGSETLIHECTFINGGDRRGQNHAVLSEILDNVREASDIKRLILYHISSRYSSKISVLRKKLQEEFAEKGIKIYLVHPERLFVL; from the coding sequence TTGGAATTTAAGATTTTTTCCAAGGCGCTCTACTCTACGTGGATTTTGTATCGTCCAGAGCGCGTGCTTTTTGATGCCGGCGAAGGCATTTCGACCATCCTTGGGAACAGTGTTTATGCTATAAAGGAAGTGTTTATAACACACGGACACGTAGACCATATTGCCGGTTTGTGGGGGCTCATAAACACACGTAACAATGCTATGGGTGATAGGGAAAAAGCTCTAAAGATAAATTATCCAAAAAAGAATAGGGCTATCGAGGACTTTTTAAGGTTTATCACTGAAATGAATCCTAAACTTAGATATGAAATGATACTGAATCCTATTGAACCCGGCGAGGAAGTTTATTTAAGAACCGCGGGAAATTTTAGGCGTTCCGTGATTCCATTTCCAGTACAACACACAAGTGGTGAGATCAGTTACGGGTATCATGTTCTGGAAGAAAGAAGGAAATTAAAACCTGAATTCAGTCATTTATCGCCTCAGGAAATATCCGATCTGGTAAAAGAAAAGGGCAGGGATTTTGTTACTCAGACCTACAAAAAGAAGATACTCACAGTAAGTGGTGATTGTAATGCCTTACCGGTTTCGGTTATAAAAGGTAGCGAGACGTTGATACATGAGTGTACTTTTATAAACGGAGGAGATCGCAGAGGACAAAACCACGCTGTTCTTTCTGAGATTCTTGATAATGTCCGGGAAGCCAGTGATATCAAGAGGCTGATATTGTATCATATATCTAGCAGGTACTCCTCAAAAATCAGTGTGTTGAGAAAAAAGTTGCAGGAAGAGTTCGCCGAAAAAGGAATTAAAATCTATCTTGTTCATCCCGAAAGACTTTTTGTTCTTTGA
- the rplI gene encoding 50S ribosomal protein L9, with the protein MKVILLKDVAKLGKKGEIKEVSDGYGRNYLIPRGLAVEATKSELSKLKNIEDQKKKKEERTKANSEELLRKIKQRHFRMKVKAGASGKLFGAVTSADIAELIAKELGTEFSKRYVDLKENIKNTGEYKVNLKLPGNVKGSIIIAIEKSEED; encoded by the coding sequence GTGAAAGTAATTCTTTTGAAAGACGTTGCTAAACTTGGAAAAAAAGGAGAGATTAAAGAGGTTTCTGACGGATACGGTCGAAATTATCTTATTCCACGTGGACTTGCTGTTGAAGCGACAAAGAGTGAATTAAGTAAATTAAAGAACATAGAAGATCAGAAGAAAAAGAAAGAAGAAAGAACAAAAGCTAACAGTGAGGAGCTTTTGAGGAAAATCAAACAACGGCATTTTAGAATGAAAGTCAAGGCGGGGGCTTCTGGAAAACTGTTTGGTGCTGTTACCAGCGCAGACATAGCCGAACTTATAGCAAAGGAGCTGGGGACAGAATTTAGCAAGCGTTATGTTGATCTTAAAGAGAATATAAAGAACACAGGGGAATATAAGGTAAACCTAAAATTGCCGGGAAACGTCAAGGGGAGTATAATCATAGCAATCGAAAAAAGCGAGGAGGATTAG
- the rpsR gene encoding 30S ribosomal protein S18, whose product MREKRRRRTKKKCKLCAMKVTYVDYKNTALLKEFMTEKGKIVPKRITGNCAKHQRMVKTAIKRARHMALLPFTKE is encoded by the coding sequence ATGAGAGAAAAAAGAAGGAGAAGAACGAAGAAGAAGTGTAAACTCTGTGCGATGAAGGTAACTTATGTTGATTATAAGAACACCGCTTTATTGAAAGAATTCATGACGGAAAAGGGGAAGATTGTTCCAAAGAGAATTACCGGCAATTGCGCTAAACATCAGAGGATGGTGAAGACCGCCATTAAACGTGCCAGACATATGGCGCTCCTGCCCTTCACCAAAGAATAA
- a CDS encoding single-stranded DNA-binding protein translates to MSISYNRVVLVGRLTRDPEIRFSANGTQVSVFTLAVDRPMRTDINDSNNTDFIRIVSFGKLAEFVSNYLVKGRLVLVEGSLRIRKWKTQDGDPRTTTEVVANNIRFMETKSQANVDTEGPLIDENVKPVDDDITFFGSESENTDSDDIPF, encoded by the coding sequence ATGTCTATTAGTTATAACCGTGTGGTGTTGGTCGGGCGTTTGACGCGAGATCCTGAGATACGTTTCAGTGCGAATGGAACGCAAGTCTCGGTTTTTACGCTGGCTGTCGATAGACCTATGAGGACCGATATTAACGATAGCAATAACACTGATTTTATTAGAATCGTTTCTTTTGGAAAACTCGCAGAATTTGTCAGCAACTACCTTGTAAAAGGCCGTCTGGTTCTTGTTGAAGGTTCGCTACGTATCAGAAAGTGGAAAACGCAGGATGGTGATCCACGGACTACTACAGAAGTAGTGGCCAATAATATAAGATTTATGGAGACGAAATCTCAGGCCAATGTGGATACAGAAGGACCATTGATTGATGAGAATGTAAAGCCAGTCGATGACGATATAACCTTCTTTGGAAGCGAATCGGAAAACACCGATAGTGACGACATACCATTCTGA
- the rpsF gene encoding 30S ribosomal protein S6, protein MSEKRIYETMFIVSPELPDEAREAIAEKVKRYIEERVEGTIEQFDRWGMRKLAYRVRKGFTEGDYTVVLFRADPEKVNSLERLYNITPEIFRWQTFRREDLEKEEKKARKKAAEAVVTEVIETPQAEEQNEKSGVSSEISQKTTTEPSVEE, encoded by the coding sequence ATGTCTGAAAAGCGTATTTATGAAACGATGTTCATCGTTTCACCGGAATTACCTGATGAAGCAAGAGAGGCTATTGCTGAGAAAGTCAAAAGGTACATCGAAGAACGTGTTGAGGGAACTATTGAGCAATTTGACAGATGGGGCATGAGAAAACTTGCTTACCGTGTTAGAAAAGGGTTTACGGAAGGAGATTATACTGTTGTACTTTTCCGTGCAGATCCCGAAAAAGTTAACTCTCTGGAAAGGCTCTACAATATAACGCCAGAGATATTCAGATGGCAGACATTTAGAAGAGAAGACCTTGAGAAAGAAGAGAAAAAAGCTCGAAAAAAGGCAGCGGAAGCCGTTGTAACTGAGGTTATTGAAACTCCTCAGGCTGAAGAACAGAATGAAAAATCTGGGGTTTCCAGTGAAATTTCCCAGAAAACAACAACGGAACCCTCTGTGGAGGAGTAA
- a CDS encoding DUF523 domain-containing protein translates to MKKILVSACLLGINCTYCGKNSLSLNVLQLTKDFFLIPICPEQLGGLPTPRPRAEIVSSKGWHEGARVIDEYGKDVTGYFIKGARESLKIAKLMGAQIAILKSKSPSCGTHYVYDGTFKSVLVPGTGCTAWYLRTHGVEVFSEEELDFLTYSQIL, encoded by the coding sequence ATGAAAAAAATACTTGTTAGTGCTTGTCTTTTAGGGATTAACTGTACTTATTGCGGGAAAAACAGTTTGAGTTTGAATGTTCTTCAGTTAACCAAAGATTTTTTTCTAATTCCAATATGTCCGGAACAACTCGGAGGGCTTCCAACCCCGCGTCCACGAGCAGAAATAGTTTCTTCAAAAGGTTGGCACGAAGGGGCCAGAGTAATTGACGAATATGGCAAAGATGTGACTGGATATTTCATTAAAGGTGCTCGTGAGAGCCTTAAAATTGCCAAACTGATGGGGGCACAGATTGCCATCTTGAAATCAAAGAGTCCTTCATGCGGGACGCACTATGTTTATGATGGAACCTTCAAATCCGTTCTTGTACCCGGCACGGGGTGCACCGCATGGTATTTAAGGACCCATGGTGTTGAAGTTTTTTCCGAAGAGGAGCTGGACTTCTTGACATATTCCCAAATTCTTTAA
- a CDS encoding M23 family metallopeptidase, whose protein sequence is MKLKHIMLLVFIIAVAHLYAYMLLTYEVQPGDTLYEIARRFDVHISTILDFNDIENPRLLRVGEQLIIPQPDGLLYEVKKGDTLTYIAKLFFTPLEPLLKANNLTRDSWVFPGQKIFIPASIINVFAYEPIEKPLRWPVYGYISSYYGMRIHPITGQRKFHTGLDIAAPEGAPIFAAGRGTVVFAGFDKGYGYMVEIMHDDGETVTRYAHMSHISVYVGQHVYAGDLLGRVGSTGLATGPHVHFEVRRLAADGKSYPRDPIAFLPTRDLIYYVREYKHDGTQSGGK, encoded by the coding sequence GTGAAGTTGAAGCACATAATGCTGTTAGTTTTTATAATTGCTGTTGCACATTTATACGCCTATATGCTATTAACTTATGAAGTTCAACCTGGAGATACACTTTACGAAATTGCCAGAAGATTTGACGTACATATATCTACCATCCTTGATTTCAATGATATTGAAAATCCGAGGCTTTTGCGTGTTGGAGAACAGCTTATTATTCCTCAACCTGATGGGCTCCTTTATGAAGTAAAAAAAGGTGATACCTTGACCTACATTGCTAAACTGTTTTTTACGCCATTGGAACCGCTTTTGAAGGCTAATAACCTTACCAGAGATAGCTGGGTGTTTCCAGGACAGAAGATTTTTATTCCAGCATCCATTATTAACGTTTTTGCTTATGAACCAATAGAAAAACCTTTGAGGTGGCCTGTATACGGATATATAAGTTCTTATTATGGAATGAGAATTCATCCTATCACCGGCCAAAGAAAATTTCATACTGGTTTGGACATTGCCGCTCCGGAAGGAGCACCAATTTTTGCAGCTGGAAGAGGAACAGTTGTGTTTGCAGGTTTTGACAAAGGGTATGGTTATATGGTTGAAATAATGCATGATGACGGTGAAACGGTAACGAGATACGCACATATGAGTCACATAAGTGTTTACGTTGGGCAACATGTTTATGCTGGAGATCTTCTCGGGAGAGTGGGTAGCACCGGATTAGCAACGGGGCCTCACGTTCATTTTGAGGTAAGGCGGCTCGCTGCTGACGGAAAGTCTTATCCACGTGATCCAATAGCTTTTTTGCCTACAAGAGACCTTATTTACTATGTTAGAGAATACAAACACGATGGAACTCAGAGTGGTGGGAAGTGA
- a CDS encoding diacylglycerol kinase family protein, which produces MSRFIKSLTHAFDGFTHLFKTQRNFRIQLIIGFIVLFFAILYQLDDSDLLWIIFSVFIVWILEGVNTLIEELSDLLEPRFNTKVKVIKDVAASVVLFGASMTIFIGLNVFGRAIFGFSSIYTFPFGIIIVVLVFLISRGGVER; this is translated from the coding sequence ATGAGCAGGTTTATAAAGAGCCTCACACATGCATTTGATGGATTTACGCATTTATTCAAGACGCAACGTAATTTTAGAATCCAGCTTATTATTGGGTTTATTGTGCTCTTTTTTGCTATTCTTTATCAACTTGATGACTCGGATCTTTTGTGGATCATATTCTCAGTTTTCATAGTATGGATACTTGAAGGGGTAAATACATTAATAGAAGAACTATCTGATTTATTGGAGCCGCGATTTAACACTAAAGTGAAGGTCATCAAGGATGTTGCGGCGAGCGTTGTACTTTTTGGAGCATCGATGACCATATTTATTGGCTTGAACGTGTTTGGTAGAGCGATTTTCGGGTTTTCTTCTATTTATACCTTTCCATTTGGTATAATCATTGTTGTTTTGGTGTTCTTAATTAGTCGTGGAGGTGTTGAAAGGTGA
- a CDS encoding 2-oxoacid:acceptor oxidoreductase family protein, with amino-acid sequence MAVSYPHSIRISGIGGQGNVLMGIILADALVSKRYWVVQTQSHGAQVRGGLSYCDVLFCKEPIDYPEASSFDVIYSMHQFALNMHAILLKTNGILIVDNSYIDRIPKEAFRATKKIIIQPVTKIVEEKLGSSLPANMAGLGMIAKAANLLQSDELKKAMKKYIKPKYHELNEKAIDLGFSLIERSYVLKEERHDFVGRGFE; translated from the coding sequence GTGGCAGTCTCTTATCCACATTCAATAAGAATATCAGGTATTGGTGGCCAGGGAAACGTTCTTATGGGAATAATACTAGCCGATGCACTTGTTTCTAAGAGATACTGGGTTGTTCAGACTCAATCCCATGGCGCTCAGGTTCGTGGGGGATTGTCGTACTGCGATGTCTTGTTTTGCAAAGAACCGATCGATTATCCAGAAGCGAGCAGTTTTGATGTTATCTACAGCATGCACCAATTCGCTCTGAATATGCATGCGATTCTACTCAAAACGAATGGAATTCTAATAGTCGATAATTCTTACATTGACAGGATACCCAAAGAAGCCTTCAGAGCCACGAAAAAAATAATTATTCAACCCGTTACAAAAATTGTTGAAGAAAAACTTGGCTCAAGTTTACCAGCGAACATGGCCGGTCTTGGAATGATTGCAAAAGCAGCGAATCTATTGCAATCCGATGAGCTAAAAAAAGCTATGAAAAAGTATATAAAGCCTAAATATCATGAACTGAATGAAAAAGCAATCGATCTTGGATTTTCCCTGATTGAAAGATCCTATGTATTAAAGGAAGAGAGACATGATTTTGTGGGAAGAGGGTTCGAATGA
- a CDS encoding 2-oxoacid:ferredoxin oxidoreductase subunit beta, with protein sequence MAITRLTKYLRQDRMPHVWCPGCGNGVIMKAFIDAVDKEQLDPDRIAVVSGIGCSSRVTGYLNFNTLHTLHGRAIAFATGVKLARPEFNVVVMGGDGDLLAIGGNHFIHACRRNMDITIIVFNNQIYGMTGGQYSPTTPEDMYAATAPYGNVENNFDVVNLAVNSGATYVARSTVYHYAQMVTYIRKALKHKGCSVVEILTNCHTYFGRYNGMPVPTGMLQHFKENAVLLTKAMKMSEEELTGKIITGEFVNVERETYTHRYEKLKEKLLEENEE encoded by the coding sequence ATGGCGATTACAAGATTAACCAAGTACCTGAGACAGGATAGAATGCCTCATGTATGGTGTCCGGGTTGCGGAAATGGCGTAATAATGAAAGCATTTATCGATGCTGTTGACAAAGAACAACTCGATCCAGATAGAATAGCTGTGGTATCAGGTATTGGTTGTTCTTCGAGGGTTACAGGTTACCTAAACTTCAATACCTTGCACACCCTTCACGGGCGTGCAATAGCCTTTGCGACCGGTGTAAAGCTGGCAAGACCCGAATTCAATGTTGTTGTTATGGGGGGAGATGGGGATTTGCTGGCAATCGGCGGTAATCATTTTATCCACGCATGTCGTAGAAATATGGATATAACAATCATTGTTTTCAACAATCAGATTTACGGGATGACTGGTGGTCAGTATTCGCCTACTACCCCGGAAGACATGTATGCGGCAACCGCGCCGTACGGAAACGTCGAGAATAATTTTGATGTGGTTAACCTGGCTGTTAATTCTGGTGCTACATACGTGGCGAGAAGCACCGTTTACCACTATGCCCAGATGGTAACGTACATTAGAAAAGCCCTAAAACATAAAGGATGTTCTGTTGTTGAGATACTCACAAACTGTCATACGTATTTTGGACGTTATAACGGAATGCCTGTTCCTACGGGTATGCTTCAGCACTTCAAAGAAAATGCCGTCCTGCTGACGAAAGCAATGAAAATGTCCGAAGAAGAACTTACTGGAAAGATAATTACGGGTGAGTTCGTGAACGTAGAAAGGGAAACCTATACCCATAGATACGAAAAACTGAAAGAAAAACTTCTTGAAGAAAACGAGGAGTGA
- a CDS encoding deoxycytidylate deaminase — translation MKKDVIEAFLKKFKVEEKPRDSKDWDSYFMSLAHLIKERSSCLHRKVGAIIVRENRILATGYNQPPSGFPHCNEIECIRDALSIQSGENQEICYAAHAEQNALSQAAKFGISTDGATIYVTHKPCSICARLIINAGIKRVVYDVDYPDPLSEFLLEKTGVILEHYENAGR, via the coding sequence ATGAAGAAAGATGTGATAGAAGCATTTTTAAAAAAATTTAAAGTCGAAGAAAAACCAAGAGATTCAAAGGATTGGGATTCTTACTTCATGAGTCTTGCGCATTTGATAAAAGAACGTTCCAGCTGTTTACATAGAAAAGTTGGAGCGATCATTGTTAGAGAAAACAGGATTCTGGCAACCGGTTATAATCAGCCCCCCTCAGGATTTCCCCACTGCAATGAAATTGAGTGTATAAGAGATGCGCTTTCGATACAATCCGGTGAAAATCAAGAAATCTGCTATGCTGCTCACGCTGAACAAAATGCTCTTTCTCAGGCTGCAAAGTTTGGTATCTCTACTGATGGTGCAACCATATATGTAACTCACAAGCCTTGCTCCATTTGTGCGCGGTTAATAATCAATGCAGGGATAAAACGTGTTGTTTATGATGTTGATTATCCTGATCCACTGTCTGAGTTTTTGCTAGAAAAAACCGGCGTCATCTTAGAACATTATGAGAATGCGGGGAGGTAA
- a CDS encoding ferritin-like domain-containing protein, which translates to MFSPHEILEIALNIEVEGYKFYMTMAKNSNREDAKSTFQYLAKQEEEHMQTFKTLLKRFEEEADNLINWDEASDYLKTMSEHKVFPDSATLVKRFANSEPEEVIRYAIEREKETVIFYYELLEIITDNEAKEAVKKIIVEEKKHVVTLRELL; encoded by the coding sequence ATGTTTTCACCTCATGAGATACTGGAGATTGCTTTGAATATTGAGGTTGAGGGTTACAAGTTTTATATGACCATGGCGAAAAACAGTAATAGAGAAGATGCAAAATCCACTTTTCAATATCTCGCGAAGCAGGAAGAAGAGCATATGCAAACATTCAAAACCCTCCTGAAGCGTTTCGAGGAAGAAGCCGATAATCTGATAAACTGGGATGAAGCTTCCGATTATCTTAAGACGATGAGTGAACACAAGGTTTTTCCGGATTCAGCCACATTGGTCAAACGGTTTGCAAACAGTGAACCTGAAGAGGTTATTCGCTATGCTATCGAAAGAGAGAAAGAAACGGTTATATTCTATTATGAGTTGCTGGAGATAATTACTGACAATGAGGCCAAAGAAGCAGTGAAGAAGATAATAGTGGAAGAAAAGAAACATGTGGTAACTCTAAGGGAGTTGTTGTAA
- the hemW gene encoding radical SAM family heme chaperone HemW produces MKEVGIYIHLPFCKRKCDYCDFLTLPFDADQAETYNKALLSEIELWTSNNELMLKTLYFGGGSPSLYQPRFLEKLIDRLAFSSQFQVEELTLEANPWEITCENLRDWKELGVNRLSIGIQTAPTEVLNNVGRKNPVDLLRRLGFAREAFDNVNFDFILGLPGESRETFENNIKLIERFLPEHISYYILDTDHDTPLMRRVLTGKIELPSVDLITELHEHLIKTLEEKGYNRYEISSWSREGYQCIHNKNYWENGEYVGLGISAGGHFNRFRYVNTTSFSEYVKAMNVGHFAREYEHQNNDLEELFETLFMGLRLVEGVRISRFQVNESLLEKVVERIEKSLEGFVIVDNERIKLNDRGLDLSKVVFERLMGIKEEIEDVFTS; encoded by the coding sequence ATGAAAGAGGTTGGAATATACATACATCTCCCCTTTTGCAAAAGGAAATGCGATTACTGCGATTTTTTGACACTGCCGTTTGATGCAGATCAAGCGGAGACCTATAATAAAGCCTTGTTAAGCGAAATAGAGTTGTGGACTTCTAACAATGAATTAATGCTAAAAACCCTGTACTTTGGCGGTGGGTCCCCCTCATTGTATCAGCCTCGTTTTCTCGAGAAACTTATCGATAGACTCGCTTTCTCTTCACAGTTTCAGGTAGAAGAATTGACTCTTGAAGCCAATCCATGGGAGATAACTTGCGAAAATCTGAGAGACTGGAAGGAGCTTGGTGTAAACAGATTGAGCATCGGAATACAGACAGCGCCAACAGAAGTACTCAACAACGTTGGCCGAAAAAATCCAGTAGATTTGCTCAGAAGATTAGGGTTTGCGCGGGAAGCCTTTGATAACGTAAATTTTGACTTTATTTTAGGGCTTCCAGGTGAGAGCCGCGAAACCTTTGAGAATAATATAAAACTCATAGAAAGGTTCCTACCTGAACATATTTCCTATTATATCCTCGATACCGACCATGACACTCCTTTGATGAGAAGAGTTTTAACTGGTAAAATTGAGCTGCCGAGCGTAGATTTGATAACGGAACTACATGAACATCTTATCAAAACCCTTGAAGAGAAGGGATATAATCGTTACGAAATCTCTTCGTGGTCAAGGGAAGGTTACCAGTGTATACACAACAAAAACTACTGGGAAAACGGGGAATACGTCGGCTTGGGGATTTCTGCAGGTGGTCATTTCAATCGATTTAGATATGTCAACACAACTTCATTTTCGGAGTATGTGAAGGCAATGAATGTTGGACACTTTGCAAGAGAGTACGAACATCAAAACAATGATTTAGAGGAACTTTTCGAAACCCTTTTTATGGGGCTCAGGCTTGTTGAAGGTGTCAGAATCAGCAGATTCCAGGTGAATGAGTCATTGCTGGAGAAAGTGGTAGAGAGAATAGAAAAAAGTTTGGAAGGTTTTGTTATAGTGGATAATGAAAGGATCAAACTCAACGATAGGGGTCTTGATCTTTCGAAAGTTGTGTTTGAAAGACTGATGGGGATAAAGGAGGAGATTGAAGATGTTTTCACCTCATGA